In the genome of Magnolia sinica isolate HGM2019 chromosome 2, MsV1, whole genome shotgun sequence, one region contains:
- the LOC131224454 gene encoding uncharacterized protein LOC131224454 — protein MSFVTDNGLYCYWVMHFGLKNAGATYQRLVNQMFARQIGRTMEVYVDDMLVKSVKASDHIADLGKTFSILREYQIKLNPTKCAFGVGSSKFLSFQVSQRDIEANPDKIRALLDMSSPQTMEEIQCFTGRVAALGRFISRAIDKCLPFFQQLKGHKKQGYGSSQYQISKYGETGLQSGHLYSEVALILPSTFHYRPHRFTFPIGAAEARTKFTASSRGIGDTNPEASSNLEAALVIPPAPPLLKSIEAEAARRRGIVLVAPDATIILYAIRLSFKASNNVVEYEALLAILRLAANLGVRLLNVRCDSQLVVNQVSVEYEAKEARIIAYLVKVRKLSEKFRDCVISQIPRVKNSLVDALAKLASTTEGQISRIVLVEILDNPSINRADQEMVNPVQVPTTWMDPIVRYLTTGEVPEDGLEAQRLKVRATRYVILNDTLYKKGYSQPYLRCLRLDEAKYVIREVHEGICENHSGGCALAQKVLHQAYLWPTIREDFKSFVQRCDKCQRFDAIPR, from the exons GAACGCTGGTGCAACATACCAGAGGCTGGTTAACCAGATGTTTGCCCGACAGATCGGTCGAACCATGGAGGtctacgtcgatgacatgctcgtAAAGAGCGTCAAAGCATCCGACCACATCGCGGACCTCGGAAAGACCTTCTCGATCCTGCGAGAGTATCAAATAAAGCTGAACCCAACCAAGTGTGCCTTTGGTGTGGGATCGAGTAAATTTCTCAGTTTCCAAGTTAGTCAAAGGGATATTGAGGCAAATCCTGACAAGATTAGAGCTCTGCTCGACATGAGCTCGCCCCAGACAATGGAGGAGATCCAATGCTTCACTGGAAGAGTCGCCGCACTCGGTCGCTTTATATCCAGAGCCATCgacaagtgtctccccttcttccaacAACTGAAGGGTCACAAGAAG CAAGGTTATGGTTCCAGCCAATACCAGATATCTAAGTATGGAGAAACTGGCCTTCAGTCTGGTCATCTCTACTCAGAGGTTGCGCTCATACTTCCAAGCACATTCCATTATCGTCCTCACAGATTCACCTTTCCGATAGGTGCTGCAGAAGCCAGAA CTAAATTCACTGCTTCTAGTCGTGGGATCGGAGACACCAATCCAGAGGCATCATCAAATTTGGAAGCAGCATTAGTCATTCCTCCAGCACCTCCTCTCCTCAAGAGCATCGAGGCAGAGGCAG CGAGGAGGAGAGGGATCGTTCTAGTCGCGCCCGACGCGACCATCATTTTGTACGCGATCAGGCTCAGTTTCAAGGCATCTAACAATGTGGTAGAGTATGAAGCCCTATTGGCCATACTCAGACTAGCAGCTAATCTGGGAGTCCGGCTCCTTAATGTGCGGTGCGATTCCCAGCTTGTTGTGAATCAAGTATCTGTCGAGTACGAGGCCAAGGAAGCAAGGATAATAGCTTACTTGGTCAAAGTTCGAAAGTTGTCAGAGAAATTCAGGGACTGCGTCATCAGTCAAATACCGAGGGTTAAAAACTCTTTAGTCGATGCCCTCGCAAAGCTTGCCTCAACAACCGAGGGGCAAATCTCGAGGATCGTTCTAGTAGAGATTCTTGATAATCCGAGTATAAATCGAGCCGATCAAGAAATGGTCAATCCAGTGCAAGTGCCTACGACTTGGATGGATCCCATCGTCAGATACCTCACCACCGGCGAGGTCCCAGAAGATGGGCTGGAGGCTCAGCGTCTGAAAGTCAGGGCAACGCGTTATGTGATCCTGAATGACACATTGTACAAAAAAGGATACTCCCAGCCATACTTAAGATGCCTTCGTCTGGACGAAGCGAAGTACGTGATCCGAGAAGTCCACGAAGGAATCTGCGAAAATCATTCCGGTGGCTGTGCCTTGGCTCAGAAAGTACTTCACCAAGCGTACCTCTGGCCAACGATTCGAGAGGATTTCAAGAGCTTTGTTCAgagatgcgacaaatgtcaaagaTTCGATGCCATCCCGAGGTAA